The following coding sequences lie in one Lolium perenne isolate Kyuss_39 chromosome 2, Kyuss_2.0, whole genome shotgun sequence genomic window:
- the LOC127330857 gene encoding malonyl-coenzyme:anthocyanin 5-O-glucoside-6'''-O-malonyltransferase translates to MSAVRVIDASYVSVPATTTPLPEPIKLNAMEAQWLTFFPVVQRVLLFDLDGADHTAPFDTVLECLRSSLAATLSSFAPLAGKLVHLKDTGDVGISCSAGDGVRFVVAESDADVRRLCCDEEYDISVLRLLVPEVDMSELPVRVLAVQVTRLEGGMALGVTVHHAVADGRSLWAFVEAWATACRGDTPAAATPTFDRSLVILPRGDELAREVLRKFAPNLPLATLPMPTSGETIRPFTRVRAFTLEKQDIELLKKRTIHLSESNGVYLLSHPLSTFAAIAGLAWTCFVRCKQFSGDDDVLFFFFADARRRLDPPVDEAYTGSCLTGCLARLPARELQADHALAAAASAVQDEVCKMAKDPVAGLDFVTPLLTVDMDRLMHVSGSPGFKAYEVADFGWGRPRWTENARMNDDGHVVLMRAKDGHGVQVSVSLLLPAQMDEFQAQFLKLLQR, encoded by the exons ATGTCTGCTGTGAGAGTCATCGACGCCAGCTACGTCTCCGTGCCGGCGACCACCACGCCGTTGCCGGAGCCGATCAAGCTCAACGCTATGGAAGCGCAGTGGCTCACTTTCTTCCCGGTGGTGCAGCGGGTCCTCCTCTTCGACTTAGACGGCGCCGATCACACAGCCCCCTTCGATACCGTCCTCGAGTGCCTCCGTTCCTCCCTCGCCGCGACACTGAGCAGCTTCGCGCCACTTGCAGGCAAGCTCGTCCACCTCAAGGACACTGGCGACGTCGGCATCAGCTGCTCAGCCGGCGACGGCGTCAGGTTCGTTGTCGCGGAGTCTGACGCCGATGTACGGCGCCTCTGCTGCGACGAGGAGTACGACATAAGCGTGCTTAGGCTGCTTGTGCCGGAGGTGGACATGAGCGAGCTGCCGGTCCGCGTTCTGGCCGTGCAGGTCACGCGTTTGGAAGGCGGCATGGCGCTCGGGGTGACAGTGCACCACGCCGTCGCTGACGGGCGGTCACTCTGGGCGTTCGTGGAGGCGTGGGCTACGGCGTGTCGGGGCGACACGCCGGCCGCCGCGACGCCCACGTTCGATCGCTCGCTCGTCATACTGCCTCGTGGTGACGAGCTTGCTAGAGAGGTCTTGCGGAAGTTCGCGCCAAACTTGCCTTTG GCGACACTGCCGATGCCGACCAGTGGAGAAACCATTAGGCCATTCACCCGAGTCCGAGCATTCACATTGGAGAAGCAGGACATAGAACTCCTCAAGAAGCGCACCATCCATCTCTCTGAATCCAACGGGGTGTACCTACTGTCTCACCCCCTGTCCACCTTTGCCGCCATCGCCGGGCTCGCGTGGACATGCTTCGTTCGGTGCAAGCAATTCTCCGGGGACGACGACGTGCTCTTCTTTTTCTTCGCCGACGCCCGCCGACGCCTCGACCCTCCCGTCGACGAGGCGTACACCGGCTCGTGCCTCACCGGATGCCTTGCGAGGCTCCCCGCGCGTGAGCTCCAGGCCGACCATGCCCTAGCTGCCGCGGCATCGGCTGTCCAGGACGAGGTCTGCAAGATGGCCAAAGACCCCGTAGCCGGGCTGGATTTCGTGACACCGCTACTCACGGTCGACATGGACCGCCTGATGCATGTGTCGGGCTCGCCGGGATTCAAGGCATACGAGGTTGCTGACTTCGGGTGGGGAAGGCCGAGGTGGACCGAGAATGCTAGGATGAACGACGATGGTCATGTGGTGCTAATGCGTGCCAAGGACGGCCACGGGGTGCAAGTGTCAGTCTCTCTATTATTGCCGGCGCAGATGGATGAGTTCCAGGCTCAGTTCCTCAAGTTGTTACAACGGTGA
- the LOC127337067 gene encoding glycolate oxidase 3, with amino-acid sequence MRMELITNVSEYEKLAREKLPKMVYDYYASGAEDQWTLRENREAFSRILFRPRVLIDVSHIDIATKILGFDISMPIMIAPSAMHKMAHPEGELATARAAASAGTIMTLSTLATSSVEEVNSVGPGIRFFQLYVFKDRNLVRQLVKRAETAGFKAIVLTVDTPILGRREADIKNRFILPPHLVLKNFEALDLGTMDKTDDSGLASYVAGQFDRSLCWEDVKWLQTITPLPILVKGVMTAEDTRLAIENGAAGIIVSNHGARQLDYVPATISCLEEVVTEAKGRLPVFLDGGVRRGTDVFKALALGAAGVFIGRPVLYSLAVDGEAGVRKMLQMLRDELELAMALGGCASLRDITRAHVVTDGDRIRRARL; translated from the exons AT GCGAATGGAGCTGATCACGAATGTGTCCGAGTACGAGAAGCTCGCGAGGGAGAAGCTGCCGAAGATGGTGTACGACTACTACGCCTCCGGCGCGGAGGATCAGTGGACGCTCAGGGAGAACAGGGAGGCCTTCTCAAGAATCCT ATTCCGACCACGCGTGCTGATCGACGTGTCCCACATCGACATTGCCACAAAAATCTTGGGCTTCGACATTTCCATGCCCATCATGATTGCGCCGTCGGCAATGCATAAAAtggctcaccctgaag GAGAGCTTGCAACTGCAAGAGCAGCAGCATCTGCAGGAACCATAATG ACATTGTCTACATTGGCTACTTCTAGTGTTGAAGAGGTCAACTCAGTAGGACCCGGGATACGTTTCTTCCAACTTTAC GTTTTCAAGGACAGGAATCTAGTACGGCAGCTCGTGAAAAGGGCTGAAACGGCCGGTTTTAAGGCGATTGTGCTCACTGTTGACACCCCGATTCTTGGTCGGAGGGAAGCTGATATCAAGAACAG GTTCATCTTGCCTCCGCATCTCGTGCTGAAGAATTTTGAGGCGCTTGATCTTGGCACGATGGACAAG ACAGATGATTCTGGACTGGCTTCCTATGTCGCTGGCCAATTCGACCGATCTCTTTGTTGGGAG GACGTCAAGTGGCTGCAGACAATTACCCCATTGCCGATCCTGGTGAAAGGTGTCATGACTGCAGAAGACA CTAGGCTTGCCATCGAAAACGGCGCAGCTGGCATCATCGTGTCCAATCATGGTGCTCGGCAGCTCGACTACGTCCCTGCAACCATCAGCTGCCTGGAAGAG GTAGTCACGGAGGCGAAGGGGCGGCTGCCCGTGTTCCTGGACGGCGGCGTCCGCCGCGGCACGGACGTGTTCAAGGCGCTGGCACTGGGAGCCGCCGGCGTATTC ATCGGCAGGCCGGTGCTGTACTCGCTGGCGGTGGACGGCGAGGCTGGCGTGCGGAAGATGCTGCAGATGCTGCGGGACGAACTGGAGCTGGCCATGGCGCTCGGCGGGTGCGCCTCGCTGCGGGACATCACGCGCGCCCACGTCGTCACCGACGGCGATAGGATCCGCCGCGCTAGGTTGTAG